The genomic interval GCGTGGGGGACAAAATCCTCTTCTCGCCGCGGAACAAGGTCAGCACGGTCAAATCGATTGAGAACTGGCCCCACGGTTCCCGCGAGACCGCAAGCGCGGGAGAATCCGTTGGCATTACGCTGACGGAGCAGATTTTCGTCGAGCGTGGGCAAATCGGTTCCGGTGAGCAGGATGCGCCCATTGAAACGGATGTGTTCAATGCGAAATTCTTCTGGCTGGGCCGGCAGAATCTCGAAGTCGGGCGCAAGATCAAGCTGAAGTTGACCACTGAAGAAGTGGAGTGCCAGATCCAGTCGATTGAAAAGTTGATCGATGCCTCGACACTGGCGGAAATCGACACGAAATCGCGGCCCTACGTGGCCCGCAACGACGTGGCCGAGGTTACGATTCGCACCAAGACGCCCATTGCGTTCGACAACGCGGATCGGATTGTCAACACCGGCCGCTTCGTGTTCATTGATCGCTTCCAGGTGTGTGGCGGCGGTGTTATTTCGAAGGGCGAGTATCCCGACCGCCGCCAGGTATTGTCGGGAGTGAAGAGCCAGAACATCTTTTGGTCGGCTGGCAAGATCACGCGTGAGACGCGCGAGCAGCGCAATCGACACAAGGGCGCCATCCTCTGGCTCACGGGCTTGTCCGGCGCCGGTAAATCGACGGTGGCCACGGAATTGGAGCGCGAGCTGTTCGCGATGGGTTTGCACACGTATATCCTCGACGGTGACAACATCCGCCACGGTCTCAGCGCCAATCTCGGATTCTCGCCAGAAGACCGCACGGAGAACATTCGGCGGGTGGCAGAGGTCGCCCGTCTGCTCATGGACGCGGGCGTCCTGGTCATCACGGCCTTCATTTCACCGTACCGCGACGACCGACGGTTGGCGCGTTCGTTGGTCAACGAGGGGGAGTTTGTGGAAGTATATGTGAATGCCCCGCTCGAAGTTTGCGAACAACGCGATCCAAAGGGCCTTTACAAGAAAGCCCGCGCCGGTGAGATTGCCAACTTCACCGGGGTATCGGCTCCGTACGAGCCGCCTGACCGGCCCGAGCTGGTAGTCCGCACAGACAAGCAGACCCCGGCGGAATGCGTGGCCCACATCATTGATTTCCTGAAGTTGCAGTACATCGATACGGACTGGAGCATCTAGGCCGCGAAGATTTACTTTCGTGTCGCCGAGCGCTACGTTAGGATGAAACCGGCGAGGAGGAAATATGGCGAAATCGGAATCCAAGGTTCGTGAGAGACTGCAACACCCACTGGTAAGGCAATTCTCCGTTTTTCTCGAAAACAAGGTCGGCGCGCTGCTCAATCTCACCCGCACTTTGAGCGATTCGAATGTCCATGTTTGCGGGATCTCCGTGGTGGACACCGCTGACTCGTCCGTTATACGCATTGTGGTGGACGATCCGGAGCGTTGTCACGACGCCTTGGGGAAGGCCAACATTCCCGTCAGCGAATCGAACCTTGTGGTTGTCGAGATGCCGCGCGGACCGGAAAAGCTCGACACCGTGTTGCGGAGCCTTGTCGCGGCGGAGGTCAATATCCAGTACACGTATTCCCTGATGATCCGGCCGCACGACAAGGCACTACTCGCGCTGCATTGCGAAGATCCCGAATTTGCCCGCGATGTCCTCGTGAAAGCAGGCTACCGAGTCCTGACCCAGAGAGACATTTCCCGCTGATGAGTGACCAACCGATACCGAGTGGTCTCGCCATTGTGGTTTGCGACCAAATCATTGAGGACAAGCTCACCAGCAAGAAGTCTCTGATCGGGATCTTCAACCAGATCGGGGCGCAAGATTTCCCCTACCGTCATCCACAGGTCTGTGTGTTCGTATCGATCACTGAAGGACGGGGACAATGCGCCGCCCGTTTGCGGATCATCCATGACGAGAGCAACCACGTCGTGGCCGAGGTCAAGGGCAACATTGAGTTTCCCGATGTTCACGCGGTCTTCGAGTTGAACTTCAACCTGGTCGGCCTCGTCTTTCCCCAGCCCGGCATGTATTCCATCGAGTTCTACTGCGATGACGCTCTGGTTCTGGAGCGACGCTTCAACGTCACCCACGTCAAGCCCCCCCAAGGTCCGCCGCCAGCGGAGAGGTAGCCGCGGAGTTACGGCGGTTCGGACAGGCGTCTCTACACCGTCTTTAGCAGCTCGGCCAACTCCTCACGCGGGCTGTCGTGGTGTTGCGCGATGGCGAGTTCCAGGGCGTGTTCCAGGATTGGTCTGGCTTCCGCCGATTGACCCAGGGCGATCAACGATTTACCGAGTTGAATATGTGCGACCATCCATTCCGGTTTCTTCCCGCAGAGCGCACGGAGATGATCGACAGCAGCGGCGTAGTCGTTCGCTTCGACATACGCCTGCGCCAGGTTGAAGCGGGACAGATCGTTGTCGGGAAATCGCTGCCACAGTTCGAGGGCCTTGGCGATTCGGTCGTGACTCATGGCGTTCTTCTACGCTAGGCTCTCGCGGCGTGGGAAGTAAATTCTACCAGGCCGACGAGCACCGCGCGGAGAAAGTGCACGAATTGTTCGCCACCATTGCGCGGCGCTACGACCTGCTCAAC from Verrucomicrobiia bacterium carries:
- the cysC gene encoding adenylyl-sulfate kinase; the protein is MSTNTLQSEQLKIVIVGHVDHGKSTLVGRLFYDTGSLPEGKYEKIKTACERRGMPFEWAFLMDGLQAERDQNITIDTAQIWFRTKQRQYVIIDAPGHKEFLKNMVTGAASAEAALLLIDANEGVQEQSRRHGFLLSLLGIRQIAVLVNKMDLKGYSDKVFKSIEDEYRAFLKQFGVEPKLFIPIAAAKGDNVANKSTNMPWYSGPTVLEALDRFQTAEPPHNLPLRFPIQDVYRFDQRRILAGRVESGTLRVGDKILFSPRNKVSTVKSIENWPHGSRETASAGESVGITLTEQIFVERGQIGSGEQDAPIETDVFNAKFFWLGRQNLEVGRKIKLKLTTEEVECQIQSIEKLIDASTLAEIDTKSRPYVARNDVAEVTIRTKTPIAFDNADRIVNTGRFVFIDRFQVCGGGVISKGEYPDRRQVLSGVKSQNIFWSAGKITRETREQRNRHKGAILWLTGLSGAGKSTVATELERELFAMGLHTYILDGDNIRHGLSANLGFSPEDRTENIRRVAEVARLLMDAGVLVITAFISPYRDDRRLARSLVNEGEFVEVYVNAPLEVCEQRDPKGLYKKARAGEIANFTGVSAPYEPPDRPELVVRTDKQTPAECVAHIIDFLKLQYIDTDWSI
- a CDS encoding acetolactate synthase, translated to MAKSESKVRERLQHPLVRQFSVFLENKVGALLNLTRTLSDSNVHVCGISVVDTADSSVIRIVVDDPERCHDALGKANIPVSESNLVVVEMPRGPEKLDTVLRSLVAAEVNIQYTYSLMIRPHDKALLALHCEDPEFARDVLVKAGYRVLTQRDISR
- a CDS encoding tetratricopeptide repeat protein produces the protein MSHDRIAKALELWQRFPDNDLSRFNLAQAYVEANDYAAAVDHLRALCGKKPEWMVAHIQLGKSLIALGQSAEARPILEHALELAIAQHHDSPREELAELLKTV